In Lycium barbarum isolate Lr01 chromosome 9, ASM1917538v2, whole genome shotgun sequence, the DNA window TTCTTCCACGGGGAGAAGTCGATATTTCATTAGCCCAACCTTCATTTTCGACATTAGATGTTCGAGGAGATGCTTGAACACTGTCTTCCTTATATTGTGGGTAACCGCGTAATAAGTGAACCGGGGAACTACCATGCAATGGGGTGGCCGGTTTGCTGGTGACAGGGGTGGTGTTTCCCGATAGACGGTCATGTTTCACTCGTTTTTTCGCCGTATTGTGCCAGCTTGTAAGAGTTTTTGCCACATTATCACCAAAGATGATAGGCTTCATTGATGAACCCATCTACAAATTTCACCATTTATATATATGAGTATTCATGCTTTTACTAATTAAAACTTTGTTAGGGTAATCATTTGTAGAAGATTTTCAACAAAAAATGTTTTAGAGTACCTGTGTAACCAAGGCATAAAGAGGGAGAGTCACATAGCTGCAATGGACCTGGATGATCACCCTGAAACAAGGAAGTAAAAAGATCAATACAAAAATATGCAtcttgtggaaggaaaactttaATTTGTTTTTCTTGTTAAATATCCATGATGTTTGTCGTTTTTCGAGTACTTGATTGAACAATTATTGTAACATATTTCTTGGAAATTCAAGTTTTAGGAAGGGCAACTATAATGGTAATTCATTGAATATCCTTCCTGAACCCTATAGGAAGGaagaatatatatgtatgtcaAACTTTGTGAGCATAATATGGATATGGCAATTCAAAGTGTGTTTTAGTGAAACTCACCCCATGGTTAGCCTTATGGCTAGGTCTGCAGCATTTTTATGAAAGCAAGATGGAAAACCAAATTTCCACTGCAAAGTTAAAGGAAAATAAAAAAGGTTCAGGACAGTGCATTCAAATTTcaatccaaaagaaaaaaggaaaatggAAATCCAACTCCTTACCCAACTCCAAGCAAAGAAAGCAACTTGAAACGCATTCTGAAAATTAAAACCAAAAATCATTATGGAATTCCAAGCTAAGAGTTTTTACAAATATCATTCTTTTAAgtgaaattttttttaaaacaatatatatatatatgaaaagtgggaaaaaaaattaaaggtacCTGAAAGAGCACAAAGTTGATCAAGAAAAGAACAAAGCCAGGGCGATTAAACCAGAAAAGATGGTCACCTATCTCCACCAATGGTACACCTTTCACTATGTCTCCCCTTTCTGATATCCTTACCCCCATTTCTGTTATGATCATTTGAAGTTTTGTATTAACCAGTAATATTATCTGCATTTTAATTTTTCCCAATTTTATGTTAGAAAAATTTAAATTTTCGTCAATAAGACACCTATTAATTAAATGAATGAATGACTTACTATGAGTGGGACAAATGGAACCCAAAGGTAAGAGTACAGTCCTGTCCATAAAGAGGAACAAGTTTCATTTAGTTTCAATTGGATATGGTTACTTTAAGTAATTAATTCTAACACATAATTTCAATTACAAGATAGTCTACGTACCATCGGTAGTGGTTAGAAAATATAGGACTGTGAAGAGCCATAATGCTGGACTGCAACataaatgatgttaattatcATAGAATCAATAAAAAAGGTTCTGAAAAAGTGGGAGAGGAAAAAAATGATGTTCACCTTATGCCCACAACGACTTTGAAATCTTTTTCAACTGCTCTATTAATGtatatttgaaaatcaaaattCTCTTGATTCTGTGGAGTTAAATGTGCCTGCAGGTAaatggaacaaaaaaaaaagtagttaaTTGAGCACTAAACTTAATACAATATATTACATACACTGATAAGGAGTTGTTGGGGCCCGGGGGGGGGGTGGGTGGGTGTAAGGGATGTGATTAGGCAAATTTAcaatacgatttttttttttttaataatatccAATCATTATAGTAGAATTTTGTATTGGATAGTGACTTACCATCATGAACCCATGTCTAAGGGTTAAATAGTCAACTTTTGCAACCGATGAGAAGAATTGCCTGAACAAACAAACCTGTAAATATAACCCCCGAAAATATGAGTTCAGTGAAACCTTACACAATAGTAATTCACAAATTGAAAATTAGTTTATGTCTATCCGTTGATGATGTAAAACATACTTACACATTCatattatttataaataattatTAGTAAATTTTTATGATAAGTATTAATTATTAATAATCTAAAATGATAATCATTGTTTAAACTATATAGACAATGTAAATAAATTCATATAATCTTTCATTTCCACTTCAAAACTGAAGAGAGAAGAGGGGAGAGGGGGTGACTCACTATCCAGACCAACACCGGCGATTTGCTCCAGAAATGCAAATGCCTACGTCCAAATGATGTCTCTCTTGCAAATCTAAATCTCTGGGGATCTGCAACAATCAAATACTAATAATAAAAGTCtgaacataataataataattggagTAATAACTACTCCTTCCattcacttttatttattcattaaAGACTTTACACAccctttaaaaaataataaatgaagtgtataaTTATCATGATATTCATATTAATTGGTTTATAGTTTTAATGAAgttaaaaaatgatttgaaatgagtaacTAATattatgaataaaataaaaaaaaattattttttcttaataTGTTAAATATGATAactaaaagtgaaaaaaatattttttaaatattagataagtaaaagtgaaaaaaatattttttaaatattagataagtaaaagtgaatggagggagtgTGACATATCTCGGTCAAGTAGAATTAGTTTTCAAACTTTTTGTTTGGTATGCACTGCTCTCTGAATTTAGTATCAAAAGATGGTGTAGTTGCAACTAGCAAATGATTCCCTACCCACATTATTATACAATAGCATTTGGGGTCCAAAAAGAAAAGCAAACAGCAACGGACAAGTATAAATCTTTTTGTTATATGTATGTCACATCAACTTTCAGCGTTGTCTTTCTGTAGCAAGATTGAAATGTTTCTGGACCTATTTAAATTAGGATTTAATTCATATCTACtgaacatatatataaatgaattcTCACTATCAATGGAATTTTACATGTTACGGAAGGCTACATTAGGTATAAAATATACTCTCTTTGTCCTAATTTAAATTACATTATTTCATTTCTAGTcaatatcaaaaaaaatatttttttatatttaataataatttaattttgaatttttttattatttcctTAATAATATTATTTAAACCATATAAATGTCAATAACTTATTTTAAACTAAAAGTTGCAAAagtctttttaaaaatatattcaaaaaaaaaaactccctgTCCATTCGAACATCTTCACATTAATTGGGGTAGAGCGGAGGGAGTACAACAACCTTAGACACTAGAGAAATAAAATAGTATATACAATAGTAAAGTGGGGTGTATAGGTAGGGGCGGATCCACACCATTGGGTGTGGATTCGCGGGAACCCACAGCTTTTATCCGAATCTAGTATTTATAATGTGAAACCCGtcaaatatataagaaatttAAGCTGAGAACCCAGTAACAACAGACCCTGCTAGCTGggaacccacaagcttcaaatcctggatccgcctctgtctATAGGGTGAACTATTGAGTTTTATTCAAATTCATGTATACATACCATTGTTGAATTGGTACTCAATTGTTTTTGTTTCATCTTCCCAGGCCCTCCATGTTCTCATCTGCAAATTCAGATAGAAAATGACTAACCATTAACCacagaagagaaaaaaaatcatataagTTGTCACGCAGGGGTCATGTAAAACTTAAATAACTCGCCTCTCAAAATAGTCAAAACAAATCATATGCTAAAGAATCGGTAACCTAGAAAATGTTTTCGtgcatgcataaaatgaaaaagaGTTACTACAacgcttttttttatttttttattttttcactgAGAAATGCGGATAAATACCTTTAGCCTGCCGAAAGCAAAAGTTGCTATACAGTATAATATATGAGCAACTGCCAACACAAAGATGAAGATATGGAGCTGGTGAATTGCATATGACGATGCAAATTGGACTTTTCCCTGCATTTTTCAAACCCTCAAAAAATTACTTAAAAGTTACAAGAAAGGTAGAAAAAATGAAGTAGTTCCAACGTATATATGTACGTACGTACCTTTGCTAGACATGGGTCATCATACTTAGATTTTTCATCTTCATCTGTCTTACAAGGATGCCACGAATAACCAACACTCTTTGGTACGCATAAGTTAGAAACTGGGTCTTGCACCACTGTCAACAACAGTGATATGAATCCCAACAACATAAGTTCTGttccacatatatatacaatacaCAAAAAAGTATCAGCATATTATTAAGCTAGAAAACTATGAAGTCACAATTTTCCTAAGAAATTAAAGCAAGGTTAAACTTTATTTTTTACCTGCTTTGATCTTTTCAAGTGCTTCGTATAGAGGCTTTTTGTGCTTTTTCAACAACCACTGCAAATAAAAATATCCATAATAAAAATGGTCTCAACAAAAACTTCTCATCTTTATGTCACCAGTGGTAGTTATAGTTACAGCAATCATTCATCAATCTAGAATATACAGTATTTTCTTCATTCCAGGCAGAAAACAAATTCAAAGAACTAAAGGCAGTAACAATTAACACTTAAAGGTTTCATTCCTTATGTAATAATTAAACCGTGAAGCAGTTTAATCTTACAAAACTAGAACTGAACCCTGCAAAAAGAAAACGAAAATTCATAAGTAATTATACATGAGATACCTCTCCAAGGTGATGAATAATTTGTTCAATGAAAATGGAAATAGCGAGCAAGATGAAGCAAACCACGGCAACCGCCCAAGTGGGGGTTGCCTGCATCGACCGTTCTTTAGCCATCAATTAATCTAAAATAATGGAAGTGCTAAAGGATTTTCTTGTTTCTTCCTTTAAAATGGTGGAAGTGTCACTAGTTTGTTATATAAATGAATGGTTATGAAAAGAAAttggatcatatatatatatgggtaagAAGGGGATAAGAACATGGTAAAGAGGAAGGAAATGTCAAATGAACTTGGAAGACTTGTCAAAGTTGCAAGTTTCAAACCTTAAGTCAATTATGACAGCGTAATATTTGCTGCAGAGTCGCATAATAATGCAGAAAGAGTCGTATTTAAAAGGTAAGCTGAAAAGTATTTGCATGGTAGAATTAATTTCTCTAAGCAATCAAGGACCCCACTGCTTAAGTCTTATTCTTAAGGTTTTTGACAATTGACGCATCTTTTGTATATTTTTTCTAC includes these proteins:
- the LOC132609980 gene encoding MLO-like protein 6, whose product is MAKERSMQATPTWAVAVVCFILLAISIFIEQIIHHLGEWLLKKHKKPLYEALEKIKAELMLLGFISLLLTVVQDPVSNLCVPKSVGYSWHPCKTDEDEKSKYDDPCLAKGKVQFASSYAIHQLHIFIFVLAVAHILYCIATFAFGRLKMRTWRAWEDETKTIEYQFNNDPQRFRFARETSFGRRHLHFWSKSPVLVWIVCLFRQFFSSVAKVDYLTLRHGFMMAHLTPQNQENFDFQIYINRAVEKDFKVVVGISPALWLFTVLYFLTTTDGLYSYLWVPFVPLIIILLVNTKLQMIITEMGVRISERGDIVKGVPLVEIGDHLFWFNRPGFVLFLINFVLFQNAFQVAFFAWSWWKFGFPSCFHKNAADLAIRLTMGVIIQVHCSYVTLPLYALVTQMGSSMKPIIFGDNVAKTLTSWHNTAKKRVKHDRLSGNTTPVTSKPATPLHGSSPVHLLRGYPQYKEDSVQASPRTSNVENEGWANEISTSPRGRNNNREEEILHASTSAQRHLHPNEHQVEITVYPKFG